A genomic segment from Nicotiana sylvestris chromosome 1, ASM39365v2, whole genome shotgun sequence encodes:
- the LOC138884167 gene encoding NADH-ubiquinone oxidoreductase chain 2 has translation MWAPDIYEGSPTPVTAFLSIAPKISISANISRVSIYGSYGATLQQIFFFCSIASMILGALAAMAQTKVKRLLAHSSIGHVGYIRTGFSCGTIEGIQSLLIGIFIYASMTIDAFAIVLALRQTRVKYIADLGALAKTNPILAITFSITMFSYAGIPPLAGFCSKFYLFFAALGCGAYFLAPVGVVTSVIGRWAAGRLPRVSKFGGPKAVLRAPDT, from the coding sequence ATGTGGGCACCTGATATCTATGAGGGTTCACCCACCCCGGTTACAGCATTCCTTTCTATTGCGCCTAAAATCTCTATTTCTGCTAATATTTCACGTGTTTCTATTTATGGTTCTTATGGAGCTACATTGCAACAAATCTTCTTTTTCTGCAGCATTGCTTCTATGATCTTAGGGGCACTGGCCGCCATGGCCCAAACGAAAGTAAAAAGACTTCTAGCTCATAGTTCAATTGGACATGTAGGTTATATTCGTACTGGTTTCTCATGTGGAACCATAGAAGGAATTCAATCACTACTAATTGGTATCTTTATTTATGCATCAATGACGATAGATGCATTCGCCATAGTTTTAGCATTACGGCAAACCCGTGTCAAATATATAGCTGATTTGGGCGCTCTAGCCAAAACGAATCCTATTTTGGCTATTACCTTCTCCATTACTATGTTCTCATACGCAGGAATACCCCCGTTAGCCGGCTTTTGTAGCAAATTCTATTTGTTCTTCGCCGCTTTGGGTTGTGGGGCTTACTTCCTAGCCCCAGTGGGAGTAGTGACTAGCGTTATAGGTCGTTGGGCGGCCGGAAGGTTGCCACGAGTAAGTAAGTTTGGGGGACCGAAGGCAGTTCTCCGTGCACCGGACACGTAG